From Chryseobacterium shandongense, the proteins below share one genomic window:
- a CDS encoding thiopeptide-type bacteriocin biosynthesis protein, with product MMKRKFPPGSEWLYLKIYTGIKTADLVLEEIIQPLVEYFQENGYISKWFFIRYNDPKPHLRVRLLLNNINYYNEILEKINHAFEQFIDSGEISNILIDTYNREIERYGKNTMEDAESLFHKNSEFTLQCLHFDDEEKIMVSLFYIDKIVNKLELSIPEKLGWIKDFNNAFKAEFNADKKLNSSLDKKYRAFKPKYIEFLHSDEFSEIRNYTLSHIEESDSVLQEIILLNKSRSLEMPLMEFFQSIFHMNINRMFISQQRLFEMVIYDYLMRFYKAQAWMKNNYYLK from the coding sequence ATGATGAAAAGAAAATTCCCTCCCGGAAGCGAATGGCTTTACCTGAAAATCTACACAGGGATAAAAACAGCCGATCTGGTTTTGGAAGAAATTATTCAGCCTCTTGTAGAATACTTTCAGGAAAACGGATATATTTCAAAATGGTTTTTCATCCGTTACAATGATCCCAAGCCGCATTTAAGGGTAAGATTATTGTTAAACAATATCAATTATTACAATGAAATTCTTGAGAAAATTAACCATGCGTTTGAACAGTTTATCGACAGCGGGGAAATTTCAAACATCCTGATTGATACGTATAACCGGGAAATTGAACGGTATGGTAAAAATACCATGGAAGATGCAGAATCCCTATTCCATAAAAACAGCGAATTTACCCTTCAATGTCTTCATTTTGATGATGAAGAAAAAATCATGGTAAGTCTTTTTTACATTGATAAAATAGTAAATAAACTTGAACTTTCCATTCCGGAAAAGCTAGGCTGGATTAAAGATTTCAATAATGCCTTTAAAGCTGAATTCAATGCTGATAAAAAACTGAACTCGAGCCTGGATAAAAAATACCGTGCGTTCAAACCAAAATATATAGAATTTCTTCACTCCGATGAATTTTCAGAAATCAGAAACTATACTCTTTCTCATATTGAAGAAAGTGATTCTGTGCTTCAGGAAATAATATTACTTAATAAAAGCCGATCTTTAGAAATGCCTTTAATGGAATTCTTTCAAAGTATTTTTCACATGAATATCAACCGGATGTTTATTTCTCAGCAAAGGCTATTTGAAATGGTGATTTACGATTATCTGATGAGGTTTTACAAAGCACAAGCCTGGATGAAAAATAATTATTATCTGAAATAA
- a CDS encoding lantibiotic dehydratase family protein, whose protein sequence is MSRFPYQFFDEFVVRTPLFSRKDFQKQLSRNEISDSELKEICRNPVFLEALYLASPNLHDEACKWIRSEKDFSSKEFQKLKQTLLKYYSRISCRCTPFGLFSGVGLGSFDKLRMAIPVSEKIRDTKLDMHFLVTLAQHFVQLEEIKTQLLFFSNNSIYKVGRKIRYVEYQYSEGKREYIISSAPLSEELQQILHFSKQGRTIDEITGILVNEETATWEAEEFVEELISNQVLVSELEPNVSGNDFLDTIIAVLNKIPSNDKAEILINIKNKLNDLDQNIGNPVSKYTEIESLIKKLNIKYEQKYLFQTDLYDKEQFVLPGHWKKELKKGISFLNKITLSHKQSYLEEFKKAFYERFETREMPLAYVLDTEIGIGYKQNIASNGIHSYLEDLPLSDFSQKQVLNLSVNSVQKILNEKLQEALTENRQVIILTDEDFEGFVENWNDLPDTVSFMAEIILEKGNEKLCIGNGGGTSAANLLGRFCSEKAGVQNLTKAITQKEEKLRQTEYGNDEILAEIIHLPEARIGNIIRRPMIRSYEIPYLAQSVLPEENQISVDDLYISVQDNRIVLRSKTLNKKVRPYLTNAHNYFTNTLPVYHFLSELNSENKRSGLYFDWGSLSQVYHFLPRVEYKNIILSKAQWKINEKDIAELEMSADKNQTLTIFKNWREKRKIPQWIQWVKSDNTLTFNLENDDMIQLFFQILKVQKTIIIEEFLYNENDDFKREFIFPMYKIR, encoded by the coding sequence ATGTCCCGTTTCCCGTATCAGTTTTTTGATGAGTTCGTAGTTCGTACTCCTTTATTTTCGCGGAAAGACTTTCAGAAGCAATTGAGCAGAAATGAAATTTCTGATTCGGAATTGAAAGAAATTTGCAGAAATCCTGTTTTTCTGGAAGCGCTTTATCTTGCGTCACCCAACCTGCACGACGAAGCCTGTAAATGGATCCGGTCAGAAAAAGACTTTTCATCTAAAGAATTTCAGAAACTAAAACAAACCCTGTTAAAATATTACAGCAGGATAAGCTGCCGTTGTACACCTTTCGGATTATTTTCGGGAGTTGGGTTGGGATCATTCGACAAGCTCAGGATGGCAATTCCGGTTTCGGAAAAAATCCGGGACACCAAGCTTGATATGCATTTCCTGGTCACTCTTGCTCAACATTTTGTGCAGTTGGAAGAGATCAAAACTCAGCTGTTATTTTTTTCTAATAACAGTATTTATAAAGTGGGGCGTAAAATTCGTTATGTTGAATACCAGTACAGCGAAGGAAAAAGGGAATATATTATTTCTTCGGCGCCGCTTTCAGAAGAACTGCAACAGATATTGCATTTTTCAAAACAGGGAAGAACAATAGATGAAATTACTGGAATTTTAGTGAATGAAGAAACCGCAACATGGGAAGCGGAAGAATTTGTAGAGGAACTCATCAGCAATCAGGTATTGGTGAGCGAACTGGAACCGAATGTTTCGGGGAATGACTTTTTAGATACCATCATTGCTGTTTTAAACAAGATACCATCAAATGATAAAGCCGAAATTTTAATCAACATAAAGAATAAGCTCAACGACCTGGACCAGAACATCGGAAATCCGGTTTCAAAATATACCGAAATTGAAAGCCTTATTAAAAAGCTCAATATTAAATACGAACAAAAATATCTTTTCCAGACCGATCTGTATGATAAAGAACAGTTTGTATTGCCCGGACATTGGAAAAAAGAACTCAAAAAAGGAATCAGCTTTCTTAATAAAATTACATTATCTCATAAGCAATCGTATTTAGAAGAATTTAAAAAAGCCTTTTATGAACGATTTGAAACCCGGGAAATGCCTTTGGCTTATGTACTAGACACCGAAATAGGAATCGGGTATAAACAAAACATCGCATCAAACGGAATTCATTCTTACCTCGAAGATCTGCCTCTTTCTGATTTTTCTCAAAAGCAGGTTCTTAATCTCAGCGTGAATTCCGTTCAGAAAATTCTCAACGAAAAGTTACAGGAAGCGTTAACGGAAAACCGGCAGGTAATAATCCTGACTGATGAAGATTTTGAAGGATTTGTTGAAAACTGGAATGATCTTCCGGATACGGTTTCTTTTATGGCAGAAATAATTTTAGAAAAAGGAAATGAAAAATTATGTATAGGAAACGGTGGCGGAACCAGTGCGGCCAATCTTCTGGGAAGATTCTGCTCGGAAAAAGCAGGCGTACAGAACCTTACAAAAGCCATCACCCAAAAAGAAGAAAAGCTTCGACAGACAGAATATGGCAACGACGAGATCTTAGCGGAAATTATCCATCTACCGGAAGCAAGAATAGGAAATATTATTCGCAGGCCGATGATACGATCGTACGAAATACCGTATCTGGCGCAGTCTGTATTACCTGAAGAAAACCAAATATCTGTTGACGATCTTTATATTTCTGTTCAAGATAACAGAATTGTTTTACGGTCGAAAACGTTAAATAAAAAAGTGAGGCCTTATCTTACCAATGCCCATAACTACTTTACGAACACGCTTCCTGTTTATCATTTTCTTTCTGAACTCAATTCAGAAAACAAACGAAGCGGATTATACTTTGATTGGGGAAGTTTAAGTCAGGTTTACCATTTTTTACCGAGAGTTGAATATAAAAACATCATTCTCTCAAAAGCACAGTGGAAGATCAATGAAAAAGATATTGCCGAACTGGAAATGTCTGCAGATAAAAACCAGACTTTAACAATCTTTAAAAACTGGAGGGAAAAAAGAAAAATTCCGCAATGGATTCAATGGGTAAAATCTGATAACACGTTAACTTTTAACCTTGAAAATGACGATATGATACAGTTATTCTTTCAAATCCTGAAAGTACAAAAGACCATCATCATTGAAGAATTTCTGTACAATGAAAACGATGATTTTAAGCGGGAATTTATCTTCCCGATGTATAAAATAAGATAA
- a CDS encoding helix-turn-helix domain-containing protein, with the protein MKKLTLFTLFIFPFMIFFSQSIKGFHIPDSLKNKNYSQLQKAYDKVFRIDNNKAELYANSILFKGKKEKNNNIIYDGYYKIAHTKGLKSENGHPYADSLINITKSVHTKEYPAKAHIIKGILLNYEFKYSEALNHYIQAQNLSKNKNPDQFFYIKKLIGILKTATDENKEALPLFLEYYNYQKQNLNTNNKDIKSYIGSIASISGSYNKNTDYNKSKFYNNLGLIECKKYNDYTHYIYFIMLEGVADYYLKNYSKSLANLLKTEKVLIKNKDLKNLSIVYYCLGKIYYETNKEKEAISFFLKSDSLSFISDDFLPKTRDRYEILIDYYKKRGDKESQLKFINKLFYADSIINTSRQYLSKEIYKKYDTPILLEKKEDLINDLNNKNTLLYWCLAVGFVILSILFFMFIKNKKKIQEYQKQAELLLRKSTKPIDALAQVQGIKDDRIKENNSDLQKSKTTIPKTVLLELKTHLEMFETNKEFLHKNITIEGLAKKFGTNRDYLSKSVNELKGKNFSQYVNELRINYIVEELKTDVVIRKHTISAIAEDIGFNNSESFSNAFKKITGTLPSYYIKLLQTQKIENEDFVK; encoded by the coding sequence ATGAAAAAACTTACGCTTTTTACGCTGTTCATTTTTCCTTTTATGATATTCTTTTCTCAAAGTATAAAAGGATTTCATATTCCGGACTCGCTTAAAAATAAAAATTACTCTCAATTACAGAAGGCTTATGATAAAGTTTTCAGAATAGATAATAATAAAGCGGAATTATATGCGAACAGTATTTTATTTAAAGGAAAAAAAGAAAAAAACAATAATATCATCTACGATGGATATTATAAAATAGCCCATACAAAAGGGCTTAAATCTGAAAATGGTCATCCGTATGCTGATTCACTGATTAATATTACAAAAAGTGTTCATACAAAAGAATATCCGGCAAAAGCACATATTATAAAAGGAATTTTGCTAAATTATGAGTTCAAATACTCAGAGGCATTAAATCATTATATTCAAGCTCAAAATTTATCTAAAAATAAAAATCCAGATCAATTCTTTTACATCAAAAAGCTTATTGGAATCCTAAAAACAGCTACTGATGAAAACAAGGAAGCACTTCCTCTTTTTCTTGAATATTATAATTATCAGAAACAAAATCTAAATACCAACAATAAAGATATTAAAAGTTATATAGGTTCAATCGCTTCGATATCGGGATCTTATAACAAAAATACTGACTACAATAAAAGTAAGTTTTACAATAATCTTGGTTTAATAGAATGTAAAAAATATAATGATTACACTCATTATATCTATTTTATTATGTTAGAAGGCGTTGCTGATTATTATTTAAAAAATTATTCCAAGTCATTGGCTAATTTACTAAAAACCGAGAAAGTTCTCATCAAAAATAAAGATCTTAAAAACCTTTCAATAGTTTATTACTGTTTAGGCAAAATATATTATGAAACAAATAAAGAGAAGGAGGCTATTAGTTTCTTTTTGAAATCAGATTCACTTTCTTTTATATCAGATGACTTTTTGCCAAAAACCAGAGATAGGTATGAGATTTTAATTGACTATTATAAAAAAAGAGGGGATAAAGAAAGTCAATTAAAATTTATTAACAAGTTATTTTATGCTGATAGCATAATAAATACTAGTAGGCAATATCTTTCAAAAGAAATTTACAAGAAATATGATACTCCCATATTATTAGAAAAGAAAGAAGATTTGATTAATGATCTAAACAATAAAAATACCCTACTATATTGGTGTTTAGCTGTTGGTTTTGTTATACTTTCGATATTGTTTTTTATGTTCATTAAGAATAAAAAGAAAATACAAGAATATCAAAAGCAAGCAGAATTATTATTAAGAAAGTCAACAAAGCCAATTGATGCCTTAGCTCAAGTACAAGGGATTAAAGACGATAGAATTAAAGAGAATAATTCCGATTTACAAAAATCAAAAACTACAATTCCAAAAACCGTCTTATTAGAATTAAAGACTCACTTGGAAATGTTTGAAACTAATAAAGAGTTTCTTCACAAAAATATAACGATAGAAGGATTAGCTAAAAAGTTTGGAACAAACCGTGATTATCTTTCAAAATCGGTTAATGAATTGAAAGGAAAAAATTTCTCGCAATATGTTAATGAACTCCGTATTAATTATATTGTTGAGGAATTAAAAACTGATGTAGTTATAAGAAAACACACAATATCAGCTATTGCAGAAGATATTGGATTTAATAATTCAGAATCATTTTCTAATGCTTTTAAGAAAATTACAGGCACTTTGCCTTCTTATTATATTAAATTATTGCAAACTCAAAAAATTGAAAATGAAGACTTTGTAAAATAA
- a CDS encoding GLPGLI family protein — protein MQKKLLIIGYLLITSLLFCIKAQNKELSNYHQITYDLSLFDKINLNSEQGKKALDSVTKNNSSKDAEIIKSKTENLMRILQSNKIPFLLTIGENASYFTVKEELTENMFKKLMQEGISDKIGSFYTELNTGKVINIRNYRGNTYFIEDKQNKKWTITNERKNILGYKCIKATDSDNTVVWYTEDIKSTSGPLEFSGLEGTILELNLNGMHFIATEIKKLEKVPKIKIPKKGKVISKEDFEKFIKESEKE, from the coding sequence ATGCAAAAAAAATTATTAATTATTGGTTATTTATTAATAACATCGTTGCTCTTTTGTATTAAAGCCCAAAATAAAGAACTTTCAAACTATCACCAAATTACTTATGATTTGAGTTTATTTGACAAAATCAATCTAAATAGTGAACAAGGTAAAAAAGCTTTGGATTCAGTTACAAAAAATAATAGTAGTAAAGATGCTGAAATAATTAAAAGTAAGACAGAAAATTTAATGAGAATACTTCAATCCAATAAAATTCCTTTTCTTTTAACAATAGGTGAAAACGCCTCTTACTTTACTGTAAAAGAAGAGCTTACTGAAAATATGTTTAAAAAACTTATGCAGGAAGGTATTTCGGACAAAATCGGAAGTTTTTATACTGAACTAAATACAGGAAAGGTTATAAATATAAGAAACTATAGAGGAAACACCTATTTTATTGAAGATAAACAAAATAAAAAATGGACAATTACTAATGAACGAAAAAATATTTTAGGATATAAATGTATTAAAGCTACTGATTCCGACAATACTGTTGTGTGGTATACAGAAGACATAAAAAGCACTTCTGGTCCTTTAGAATTTAGTGGATTAGAGGGAACAATATTAGAACTAAACTTAAATGGAATGCATTTCATTGCTACGGAAATTAAAAAACTTGAAAAAGTTCCTAAAATAAAAATTCCTAAAAAAGGAAAAGTAATTAGCAAAGAAGATTTTGAAAAATTCATTAAAGAATCAGAAAAAGAATAA